ttaaCCGAaatgcctttttgaaatctgacatgttggctggattcacaacaagtgtagcttcaatttgctatcttgcatgtgtgatttcatggccccattcattatttcctttacacggaacagtcgtcctggtctctttgcagaaaaacagccccaaagcatgatgtttccacccccatgcttcacaataggtatggtgttctttggatgcaactcagcattctttgtcctccaaacacgacgagttgtgtttttaccaaaaagttctattttggtttcatctgaccatatgacattctcccaatcttcttctggatcatccaaatgctctctagcaaacttcagacgggcctggacatgtactggcttaagcagggggacacgtctggcactgcagtatttgagtccctggcggcgtaatgtgttactgatgctaggctttgttactttggtcccagctctctgcaggtcattcaccaggtccccccgtgtggttctgggatttttgctcaccgttcttgtgataattttgaccccacggggtgagaacttgcgtggagccccagatcgagggagattatcagtggtcttgtatgtcttccatttcctaataattgctcccacagttgatttcttcaaaccaagctgcttacctattgcagattcagtctttcagcctggtgcaggtctacaattttgtttctggtgtcctttgacagctctttggtcttggccatagtgaagtttggcGTGTGActgtgaggttgtggacaggtgtattttatactgataacaagttcaaacaggtgccattaatacaggtaacgagtggaggacagaggagcctctcctcctctcaggtctgtgagagccagacatcttgcttgtttgtaggtgaccaaatacttattttccaccataatttgcaaataaattcataaaaaatcctacaatgtgattttctggattttttttttctcattttgtctttcatagttgaagtgtacctatgatgaaaattacaggcctctctcatctttttaagtgggagaacttgcacaattggtggctgactaaatacttttttgccccactgtatatatctatgTTTATTGTTTAAAACCTGTTACGGCTAGACAACATCCACGAGCATGGAAACACtagagccacctagaaaaaccaCAATTTCTAACTAATTTTCccaaaaccagcctgaaactctttctaaagactgttgacatctagtggaagccctaggaactgcaatctgagaGGATTTTGCATTGTAATAAAAGAGACAGCCATTGAAAACAATGGTAGGccgaattattattttttggatggtttgtcctcagggtttcttcagttctgttatactcacagacattatgttaacagttttagaaacttaagagtgttttctatccaaatctactaataatatgcatatcctagtttctgggcctgagtaacaggcagtttactttgggcccacttttcatccggacatcaaaatactgccccctagcccaaagaggttaaaGAAAAGAAAGAAGTTATGAATGAGATTGGTGTGTTTTTGCAGTATCTAGTACTGGTATGGGGTTGtccaatgacagacatgtatttgtttaaaatgtatcaCTTTATAGTTACATTTCAGAGAGACAGATACGTATTTATTTTTACTAAATGCTATACAGtgacttcggaaagtattcagaatctTTGAGTTTTTCCAAatttagttacattacagccttattcaaaaatggattcaattgttttttttaccctcatcaatctagacacaataccctatataatgacaaagcaaaaacagtttttttgaaagTTTTGCaaacatataaaaaaaaaaaaataataataataataataatatcacattgacatgagtattcagaccctttactttttttactgcactttgttgaagcaccttttgcagcgattaaaGCATTGTGTCTTCTTTGGTAATAAGCTacacgcttggcacacctgtatatggagttcctcccattcttccctgcagatcctctcaagatttgtcaggttggattgggagctttgctgcacagctattttcaggtctctccagagatgtttgatcgagttcaagtccgggctctggctgggctactcaaggacatttagagacttgtcccgaagccactcctgcgttgtcttggctgtgtgcttagggtcattgtcctgttggaaggtgaacctttgccccagtatgaggtcctgagcgccctggagcaggttttcatcaaggatctctctgtactttgccctgttcatctttgcctcgatcctgactagtctcccagtccctgcctctgaaaaacatccccacagcatgatgctgccaccaccatgcttcaccgtagggatgatgccaggttttctccagacatgacgcatggcattcagtccaaagagttccatcttggtttcatcagaccagagaatcgtgtttctcatggtctgagattctttaggtgcctttcggcaaactccaagcaggctgtcatatgccttttactgaggagtggcttccctctaccataaaggtttgattggtgtagtgctgcagggattgttgtctttctggaagattctcccatctccacagaggaactctagagctctgtcagagtgactattgggttcttggtcacctccctgatcaaagcccttctccaccgattgctcagtttggctgggcggccagctctaggaagagtcttggtggttccaaacttctcaaTTTAACCATGGTGGAGTCCagagtgttcttggggaccttcaatgcagcagacattttttggtaccctgagggaccttatatagacaggtatgtgcctttccaaatcatgtagtCAAGATGTACTAACATCtctaggatgatcaatagaaacaggatgcacctgaactcaatttcgactCACaaagcaaaggttctgaatacttatgtaaataaggtatttcgtttttttatatttaataaattagcaaaaataaataaaaacttgtttcgctttgtcattatggggtattgtgtgtagattgctgagaaaaaatacacagtaccaatcaaatgtttggacacacctactcattcaagggtttttctgaattgtcattattttctacattttagaattatagtgaagacatcaaaacaatgaaataacacatatggaatcatgtcgtaatgAAAAAAGTGtcaaagaaatcaaaatatattttagattcttcaaagtatccaccttttgccttgatgacagctttgcacaatcttggcatttcATAGCAATGtggaaaaaaaataaagaaaaaccttggaatgagtaggtgtgtctaaacttgactggtactgtatattttaatcaattttagaataaggctgtaaagtaacaaaatgtagaaaaagtaaaggggtctgaatactttccgaagtcaCTGTAAAGCCTCACTTTCAGAGAAATTAGTAATACTAGGTTAcacacagtcaaatgtaacaaataactatatattttatgtattttattttttggaaATGATACATTTGTGGCATCAATATGTTTGttttaaatatgttttaaatAAAGCAATACAGTAACATGAGATTTGtaagtaaaacatttacatttgtcattttaattatttagcagatgctcttatccagagcggtGTCACGATGTTCGTAATAATAatggtcggaccaaggcgcagcagcagcgtatgttgagttccacatatttgaATGAAAGTGAAACTTTAagcaaatacaaaacaaaataaagAATAAACGAACCGTGACGACAATGCCGTGCTAACCagcaactaaacataaacaatattccataacccacaggtggaaaaaatgcaacttaagtatgatccccaattagagacaatgattaccagctgcctctaattgggaatcatacacaaacaccaacatagaaaaataaacctagaaccccacatagaaataataaactagactaaacaccctaacctactctaccatagaaaatacaggctatggtctatggtcaggacgtgacaagcGGCTTACAGTGAGTGCATTCATCTTTAGATATAAATGTGAGAAaatcacatatcacagtcaactaTACAGGATACAAACATTCCATTACAGCTAAACAATGTTATATAGCATttagcaacaaaaaaacattttcatacacatctaaaatctattataaaaaaaatctgagaacagtaatattttacaatCATGAAGGTACCCATAAACAAACAATTATGATGAAAAAAACACAAATGTTAAAAATTGGTAGATATAGCATTTTGGACATAAACTCTTCATAAACTCTTCTCTCCAAGAAACAACAATACAACCAAGCCCTTTTCTCAGTCCCTTTGCTAAGCAGcagagcagcagcagagagagaagtCAGGTTTACCAGCAGCGTAGAATAGTCTAGAAGCTTggcacacaacactacacaagacATATGcctcactctctcgctccctcgccaatgtacacagtacaatacaattCAATAGATCCTACAACTCTCTCCCTTCACCGTAGTACTACTCCTCACCTATCATATGGAAAAGACAGCAACAGCCCAGCCCAGCGCTGCATAGAGGATAGAATATCAGTATCAATTCTAGAATAATCTATTCTAGAATGATCTAGAGATTCTAAAGACACAATGGTATCTGCAATCTTATAACATTCATAAACTGTGGgatgcgtccaaaatggcaccctattccctatatagtacaccacTTTTGACAAGAGCCATTTAGGTCCtctcaaaagtagtacactatagggaatagggtgccatttgggactctcaCTGTATTATTCCATTAGTACCCTGCAACATTTAACTACAGGAGGCTGTATTATCATATTACATATTACTGTAGGTATAAACTCTCACTACAAAGAGGATTTAATTCATATTATGCTAAGGGTTATTATGCCAAGCAGAATTTCTATTAGACACTAATAGTGCACCGTCATTGTAATCATGATTCCCTCAGAGCTAGAATGGAGAGCGGTTGTTTTACTGTACTCTAATAGTAGTGAAGGTGTAAAAGCTGAgaatgatgaatatgatgatggggatgatgatgacTTACTATGATAATTACTATAATGATGACtattataataatgatgatgatgaaccAAGTAACTATCACTTACCCTGACATTCTTCTTGATAATCTCGCGGCTCATCAGGACACGCCCCTCCGTCAGGTCGATCCCGGCCAATGGGATGAGCATCTCGCCAATAACCTCATCACGGGAGAACCTATCGAAGCTGAGCACCATGAAGTGGAGCGACAGCTCCTGCACGCGGACCATTGGGATCCCATAGAAGCTGAAGGTCTCGTCGAACACCGGGTCCAGAGTCTTCCTCAGGACGCGGGTCTTGACCCGGTGCTTCTTCTCAGGCAGCAGGGTCAGCTTGATGTAGGGGTCAGAAGTCAGGGACTGATCGTCGGTCGGAGTCAGCCCGTGGGCCTCCTTAATGTGAACCACGAAGGCCTTCTTCTCTGAGTTGTACTccagggagaagtggagggtcCCAAGGCCGACATCGGGGCCTCCGTCCTGGGGTTTGTTGTGGTCCGCGTCCCCTTGGTTTTGGGTGGTGGCCTGGCTGGAGAGACTGCCACTGGTGGGGGAGACCAGGGCCAGGTCTCTAACCCCAGTTTGGGTGAACCCTGGGTGGGGCATTGGGAGGTCCAAGTCTGGGGAGCTGCGGACCTTGGTGTGGATCTGGACTTTGGGGTGTGGAGGTTTGGTGAAGTTGTCGTTCAGGTCTTGTTGTTTTTCCAGGTCGAGGTGGAGGGCCGTTCTGCCCTCTGCTGGGCTGGAGgccacttgttgttgttgtttaccatTGGTGCTGGTGACATTACAGTTTCCGTTGACGTCGATCTTGCTGTCTAACTTCTTGTCGCTGAGGCTCTCTGGGTAGATGTCGATGCCTTTGAGCATGTGCATGAACTTGTAGGGTGTTGTCCCCTGGGACTTGGTGTTCTTACGTTGGCAGCAGATCCAGGCGAAGATGGAGACGCAGGACACTAGGCCAAACACACTCACCACGGCAACACTCACCGGCACCTCTGCtatggagaagggggggggggggggggacagagagagtaggggagaaggaggagggagtgagagaaagataaATTAATCATTTTGTCATGTTTTTGTAactgtccctccctcctgttgatctaatgtctgtctgttgagtgtgtgtctctctgtgtgtgtgtgaatgtgtggaaGCTTCCTTTGTCTTACTAGGTCTGTAGATGAATGTAATGACAAGCTGTGTCAGAATCCCACTGCTTAATACTAATTACTAAtagactgaatgactgactggctgactgactgatgcACTGTCTGAGTCAGAGACAGCATAACAACACAATCTCGGGtcgtgtcacaaatggcaccttattccatacggacactggtcaaaagtattgcactatatagggaatagggtgccagagacATCAC
This Oncorhynchus clarkii lewisi isolate Uvic-CL-2024 chromosome 21, UVic_Ocla_1.0, whole genome shotgun sequence DNA region includes the following protein-coding sequences:
- the LOC139378793 gene encoding synaptotagmin-4 isoform X1 — protein: MAPMVTKEMQIAEVPVSVAVVSVFGLVSCVSIFAWICCQRKNTKSQGTTPYKFMHMLKGIDIYPESLSDKKLDSKIDVNGNCNVTSTNGKQQQQVASSPAEGRTALHLDLEKQQDLNDNFTKPPHPKVQIHTKVRSSPDLDLPMPHPGFTQTGVRDLALVSPTSGSLSSQATTQNQGDADHNKPQDGGPDVGLGTLHFSLEYNSEKKAFVVHIKEAHGLTPTDDQSLTSDPYIKLTLLPEKKHRVKTRVLRKTLDPVFDETFSFYGIPMVRVQELSLHFMVLSFDRFSRDEVIGEMLIPLAGIDLTEGRVLMSREIIKKNVRRSAGPGELLLSLCYQSTTSTLTVVVLKARHLLKTDNHRPSDPYVKVNLFKGKKRVSKKKTHVKKCSPNPVFNELFVFDMASQEGLKETSIELLLMDSESPPTRRGDSSHSPNPILGRLILGTASAGTPGEHWREICDHPRRQIAKWHILSED
- the LOC139378793 gene encoding synaptotagmin-4 isoform X2 — encoded protein: MAPMVTKEMQIEVPVSVAVVSVFGLVSCVSIFAWICCQRKNTKSQGTTPYKFMHMLKGIDIYPESLSDKKLDSKIDVNGNCNVTSTNGKQQQQVASSPAEGRTALHLDLEKQQDLNDNFTKPPHPKVQIHTKVRSSPDLDLPMPHPGFTQTGVRDLALVSPTSGSLSSQATTQNQGDADHNKPQDGGPDVGLGTLHFSLEYNSEKKAFVVHIKEAHGLTPTDDQSLTSDPYIKLTLLPEKKHRVKTRVLRKTLDPVFDETFSFYGIPMVRVQELSLHFMVLSFDRFSRDEVIGEMLIPLAGIDLTEGRVLMSREIIKKNVRRSAGPGELLLSLCYQSTTSTLTVVVLKARHLLKTDNHRPSDPYVKVNLFKGKKRVSKKKTHVKKCSPNPVFNELFVFDMASQEGLKETSIELLLMDSESPPTRRGDSSHSPNPILGRLILGTASAGTPGEHWREICDHPRRQIAKWHILSED